One window of the Micropterus dolomieu isolate WLL.071019.BEF.003 ecotype Adirondacks linkage group LG08, ASM2129224v1, whole genome shotgun sequence genome contains the following:
- the LOC123974969 gene encoding rho-related GTP-binding protein RhoA-D-like, giving the protein MAAIRKKLVIVGDGACGKTCLLIVFSKDQFPEVYVPTVFENYIADIEVDGKQVELALWDTAGQEDYDRLRPLSYPDTDVILMCFSIDSPDSLENIPEKWTPEVKHFCPNVPIILVGNKKDLRNDEHTRRELAKMKQEPVKSEEGRDMANRISAFGYLECSAKTKDGVREVFEMATRAALQVRKRKKRGGCQLL; this is encoded by the exons ATGGCTGCTATCAGGAAGAAGTTGGTGATAGTTGGGGATGGTGCGTGTGGGAAGACCTGTCTGCTCATCGTCTTCAGTAAGGACCAGTTCCCAGAGGTCTACGTCCCAACTGTGTTTGAGAACTACATCGCTGATATTGAAGTTGATGGCAAACAG GTGGAGTTAGCGTTGTGGGATACAGCAGGTCAGGAAGACTATGACCGACTGAGGCCTCTCTCCTACCCCGACACTGATGTTATTCTCATGTGCTTCTCCATAGACAGCCCCGACAGTTTAG AGAACATTCCCGAGAAATGGACGCCTGAAGTGAAACACTTTTGTCCCAACGTCCCGATCATTCTCGTGGGTAACAAGAAGGACCTTAGAAATGATGAACACACACGCAGGGAGCTGGCCAAGAtgaaacag GAGCCAGTTAAGTCTGAAGAGGGCAGAGACATGGCCAACCGCATCAGTGCCTTTGGCTACCTGGAGTGCTCCGCCAAGACCAAGGATGGCGTGCGGGAGGTGTTTGAGATGGCCACCAGAGCAGCGCTGCAGGTCCGCAAGCGCAAGAAGAGGGGTGGCTGCCAGCTACTGTGA